CCTCCGGGAGGTCGTCCTGCCCGCCATGGTCCGGACCGGTGGCGCGCGCGTGCGGATCTGCAGCGTGGGATGTGCCACCGGCGAGGAGCCTTACTCCATCGCCATGACGGTGCGGGAGACTCTCGCGCGCCCGACCTGCCCGGTCGAGGTGCTCGGGCTCGACGCGAGCCGTCCGGCTCTGACGGCGGCGGTGAGTGGCCGATACCCGGCCAGCCGGGTGGCGTCCATCCCGCCGGCGTACCGCGAGAAGTACCTCGTCCCGGACCCGGACGGCTTTGCCGTCGTCCCCGGGCTGAGGCAGATGGTCCGCTTCCGTCACCACGACATCCGGCGCGGGTTCTACATCGGGAAGTTCCATGTGATCGTGTGCTGCAACGTGCTCCTCTACTTCACGCCCGCCGTGAAGCAGGAAATCCTGACCCGGCTGGCCGCCTCCCTGTGGGAGGGAGGGTTCCTCTTTCTCGGCCACGCCGACGGGATCACGCCGCCGGCCTCGCTCTTCGAGGTCCTTCCGGCCGGCTTCGTCTATCAGCGAATCGGCCGGTCCGTCGAGCTGCCTACCCTGAGCGTGGCCGCCACGACCGCCGCCAGCACCCGCCATGACTGACCCGCAGGACCGCGAGTTCCTGCTCAGCATCTTCCTCATGGAGGCCTGGGACACCCTGGCCACTCTCGAGGACGGTCTGGGCCGCCTGCGGGAGCCTCGCGAGATGACGGCGGCCGGGCTCGAGCCACTCTCGGTCGTGAGCCATCGCCTCAAGGGAGCGGCGGCGCTCCACGGCTTCCCCGGGCTGTCCGAGCTGGCCGGCGCCATGGAACAGATCCTGGAACGGCTTCCGGCCGCGCCACCCGCGGCCCGGGCCCAGGCCGCCGACTTCCTGAGTGACCTGGTCGGCGTCCTCAAGACGGTGTTCGACGGGATCGGCGTCTCCGGACGGGAGGACGCGGAGGAGATTGCGGCGTTCGGCGCCCGCCACCCGGCGTTCTTCACGCGGTCCTCGCCCTGGGAGACCTCCCCGGTCGCGGCCCTCGAGCCGGCCACGCTCGCCGATGACGCCGCCGGCGGACTCCAGGGAGAGCTGGACCGGTTCTTCGCCGAGAACGCCGAGGTCCTGGCCTACTTCGGTCCCGAGGCGGCCGAGCACCTGGAAGCGATGACCAAGTCCCTGCTCACCCTGGAGCAGGCGGGACCGAGCGAGGCGGAGCTGGCGACCCTCTTCAGGGCGGTCCACACCCTCAAGGGCGCCGCCTACACCGTGGGATGCACGGCCGTCGGCGACCTCGCGCACCAGATCGAGGATCTCCTGGTGGCCGTCCGCGAGGAGCGGGTCCCCCTCGGGGCCGAAGCGATCGAAGCCGTGTTCGCGGGCGTCGATACGATGCGTCTCCTGCTCGCGCTCGGCGAGGCCCGGCCGGCCGATCTCGAGGCGGTCCTCGCGCGCACCGTCGAGGGTCTCAGCCAGCTGATGCCGGCGCCGGCCTCCCCGGCTCACGCCGCGCCGCTCATCGGGCTTCCGGAATCCGAGCCTGTTCTCGGGGCGGCCACCCCGATCGAGGCCCTGCCGCGCCTCGAGCCGGTCGCGGTCGATCGCCGGTCGCCCCCCGCGAGCACCGGTATCCGGGTGAACCTCGATCGCCTCGACGCGCTCATGAACCTCGTGGGAGAGCTCGTGATTGCGCGGAGCCGGCTCGACCGGCGCCTCACCCAGCTCGATCGGGTAGGGGAGCTCCTGCTGTTCAGTCGGACGCGCATGGCCAAGGCCGTCCGGGACTTCGAGGCGAGGCATCAGGCGAGCCCGGCCCCGTTGCGCCCGCTCGACGGCGCCGGCGCGCCGGCACCGTCTCTTCCAGCGGCCGGGGCCGAGTCCATCGCCCAGCTCTTCGCCGAGCTCGAGTTCGACCGCTACAGCGATTTCGACATCCTGGCCCGGAGCGTGGCCGAGCTCTCCGCCGACCTGTCCGAGGTCCAGAACGAGCTGGCGGGCCTCATCCGGAGCATCTGGGAAGACACCGCCCAGATCCAGCGCCTGACGGGCGGCCTGCGCACCGAGATCACCCGGGCCCGTATGGTCCCGGTCGGGAAGCTGTTCGCCCGCTTCGCCCGCCAGGTCCGCGAGGCGGCCAAGGCGGCCGGCAAGGCCGTCGTGCTGGAGGTCAGCGGGGAGTCGGTCGAGGTGGACAGCACCGTCATCGAGCAGATCGCCGATCCGCTCTTGCATCTCGTTCGGAACGCCATCGCCCATGGGATCGAGCCCGAAGAGGAGCGGCGGGCCCGGGGCAAGCCGGCCCGCGGCACCATCTACCTGAGCGCCTATCACCGGGGCGGCTTCATCTACGTCGAGGTCGAGGACGACGGCCGGGGGATCGACACCGATCTCCTCCGCCGCGAGGCCGTCCGCCAGGGGCACCTGCGGGCCGACGCAGCCCCGCTCCTCTCCGAGCCCGAGGCGCTCAACCTGATGTTCCTCCCCGGCTTCAGCACGGCGGCGACGGTGACCACCGCGTCGGGCCGGGGTGTCGGGATGGACGTGGTCCGCACCAACGTGAGTCGGCTGAACGGCGAGATCGACGTGGAGACCGAGTCCGGCGCCGGGACCCGGTTCACGCTGAAGCTCCCCCTGACGGTGGTGATCTCGGATGCCCTCCTCGTGCGGAGCGGCGCCGAGACCCTTGCGATCCCACTCAGCGCCGTGCGGGTGATCCTCATCGTGCGCCCGGGCGAGATCCAGGCGGTCGGACACGCGGAGATGGTGCGAGTCGACGACCAGCTCGTGGACCTGATCCGGATGGACCGCGTCCTGGCCCTTCCGGCCGCCGACCCCCGCGCCCGCGTCCCCGTGGTCGTCCTCCGCGCCGGGGGGAAGTCCGTGGCCGTGGCCGTCGACGAGCTCCTCGGCAAGGAGGAGATCGTCATCAAGAGCCTGGGGGGATTCCTCGAAGGTCTCGGACCGTTTGCCGGCGCCACCATCTCCGGGGAGGGCCGGGTGATCCTGCTCGTCGAGCCGGCGCGGCTCATCGAGCTGGCCGGGGGGGGGACGCGCCCCACCCCGTGGACCCGGGACTTGGGCGAGGAGTCCCAGTCGCCCCGGCCCCGCCACCTGGCGGACACGGTCCGCCGGGTCCTTCTCGTCGACGACTCCGTCAGCGTCCGGAAATTCGTCGGGCACATGCTCGAGCGAGCGGGATTCCGCGTGATCACGGCCAACGACGGCGCCGAGGCCCTCCACCACCTCACGGAGAGCTCTGTGCACGCCGTGATCACCGACCTGGAGATGCCCCGCGTCAACGGCTACGAGCTCATCGAGGATCTGAGGCGCCGCCCGTCGACCCGCAATGTCCCGGTGGTGGTGCTGACGACGCGCGCCGGCGAGAAGCACCTCACCCTGGCGCGGCGACTCGGTGTCCAGCACTACGTTTCCAAGCCGGTCGACGAGCACGCGTTCGTGCGGCTCATCGCATCCCTGACCACCACCCCGGCCGAGGCGGAGCTCAGCGGGGCGCCGCGATGACGGGATTCCGGTACTCGAATCGGCGGATCCGGGTGCTGGTGGTGGAGGATTCCCGGTTCATGGGAAGCGTCATCCGCCAGATCCTGGCCTCCGATCCGCAGATCGAGGTGGTCGGGATGGCCGCCGACGGCGTCGAGGCCGTGCGAGCGGTCGCGGCTCTCGCTCCCACGGTCGTGACCATGGATGTC
The sequence above is a segment of the Candidatus Methylomirabilota bacterium genome. Coding sequences within it:
- a CDS encoding protein-glutamate O-methyltransferase CheR, encoding MIGAASMPGELEPSDLARLAALVTERAGLAFGEARWPFLRNRAREAMLRRGFISVRRWLEELETSAERRGSLYCDLEEALQVHETSFFRYAEHHRILREVVLPAMVRTGGARVRICSVGCATGEEPYSIAMTVRETLARPTCPVEVLGLDASRPALTAAVSGRYPASRVASIPPAYREKYLVPDPDGFAVVPGLRQMVRFRHHDIRRGFYIGKFHVIVCCNVLLYFTPAVKQEILTRLAASLWEGGFLFLGHADGITPPASLFEVLPAGFVYQRIGRSVELPTLSVAATTAASTRHD
- a CDS encoding Hpt domain-containing protein; translation: MTDPQDREFLLSIFLMEAWDTLATLEDGLGRLREPREMTAAGLEPLSVVSHRLKGAAALHGFPGLSELAGAMEQILERLPAAPPAARAQAADFLSDLVGVLKTVFDGIGVSGREDAEEIAAFGARHPAFFTRSSPWETSPVAALEPATLADDAAGGLQGELDRFFAENAEVLAYFGPEAAEHLEAMTKSLLTLEQAGPSEAELATLFRAVHTLKGAAYTVGCTAVGDLAHQIEDLLVAVREERVPLGAEAIEAVFAGVDTMRLLLALGEARPADLEAVLARTVEGLSQLMPAPASPAHAAPLIGLPESEPVLGAATPIEALPRLEPVAVDRRSPPASTGIRVNLDRLDALMNLVGELVIARSRLDRRLTQLDRVGELLLFSRTRMAKAVRDFEARHQASPAPLRPLDGAGAPAPSLPAAGAESIAQLFAELEFDRYSDFDILARSVAELSADLSEVQNELAGLIRSIWEDTAQIQRLTGGLRTEITRARMVPVGKLFARFARQVREAAKAAGKAVVLEVSGESVEVDSTVIEQIADPLLHLVRNAIAHGIEPEEERRARGKPARGTIYLSAYHRGGFIYVEVEDDGRGIDTDLLRREAVRQGHLRADAAPLLSEPEALNLMFLPGFSTAATVTTASGRGVGMDVVRTNVSRLNGEIDVETESGAGTRFTLKLPLTVVISDALLVRSGAETLAIPLSAVRVILIVRPGEIQAVGHAEMVRVDDQLVDLIRMDRVLALPAADPRARVPVVVLRAGGKSVAVAVDELLGKEEIVIKSLGGFLEGLGPFAGATISGEGRVILLVEPARLIELAGGGTRPTPWTRDLGEESQSPRPRHLADTVRRVLLVDDSVSVRKFVGHMLERAGFRVITANDGAEALHHLTESSVHAVITDLEMPRVNGYELIEDLRRRPSTRNVPVVVLTTRAGEKHLTLARRLGVQHYVSKPVDEHAFVRLIASLTTTPAEAELSGAPR